CCGCATCCTCAGGATCCGACCCTGTATGCCTCAGATCACTATGGCATCCTGGCAGAGGTTGGCTGTGCAGAAGCAGAAGACGGACCGAAAAGCGATCGCGCTCGCACGGAGGTGCTGACGACTCAATTGATGGTGCGGGCTACGGCGGCTCCCCCCGCGAACTCAGGAAGCGACTCGTGAATCCCTTTCTCGGGGTGGGCAAGAGAAGGGCAGTTCAGAGCGAGATACGAACGGGGCCAGAGCTTCTGCGGCTAGTGCACTGTGGGCTAAACAACTATGCCGTTACCAAGGTCCTCCACTGGAGGTAGGAACGGTCTTTATCTGCATGTTTATCTATGCCGTCATGCACTAGGTTCCATGGAGAATCGACCTATGACTCGGCGAGCGAAAGAGTTCTCATGCATCGTAACCCGGCCCTGATCGAACTGGGCTTTTCACCACAAGATCGCGTGGTCATCATTCACGCCGACGATCTGGGCATGTGTCACGCCGCCAATGCTGCCTTTGCCGATCTGGTGTCCTTTGGCCTGGTGACCTGTGGCTCGGCCATGGTGCCCTGTCCCTGGTTCCCCGAACTGGCAGCCTATGGCCGCCAGCATCCAGAAGCCGACATCGGCGTGCATCTGACACTGAACAGTGAGCATCCGTCCTACCGTTGGCCTCCGATCTCCACCCGTGATCCGGCCAGCGGCCTGCTGGATGAGGAAGGGTACCTGCCTCGTACGGTCAGAGCGCTGCATGGACAGGTTTCGCCAGAGGCTGCCCTAGCCGAAATAAGGGCTCAGGTTGTGCGGGCTCTGGCAGCGGGTATCGACGTCACTCACGTTGATACCCACATGGCCGCGGTCATTCATCCCCAGGTCTTTTCTGGCTACCTGAATCTGGCCATGGAGCGTCGCCTCCCCGGATTGTTTCCCCGCTTGAC
This genomic window from Chloroflexota bacterium contains:
- a CDS encoding polysaccharide deacetylase family protein, which codes for MHRNPALIELGFSPQDRVVIIHADDLGMCHAANAAFADLVSFGLVTCGSAMVPCPWFPELAAYGRQHPEADIGVHLTLNSEHPSYRWPPISTRDPASGLLDEEGYLPRTVRALHGQVSPEAALAEIRAQVVRALAAGIDVTHVDTHMAAVIHPQVFSGYLNLAMERRLPGLFPRLTPELAQRLALPTHTTAVFGEELDRLEAMGLPLIDHVASVSLGPAEDPLGAYQRACEALQPGLTHLIIHPALPGSEIEAIIRDAWQRIADYQAMMSQELRSHLAAAGVHVLGYRELRDVMRTAMGQPPGPGTSDGLSAT